In the Brachyhypopomus gauderio isolate BG-103 chromosome 4, BGAUD_0.2, whole genome shotgun sequence genome, one interval contains:
- the cacna1sb gene encoding calcium channel, voltage-dependent, L type, alpha 1S subunit, b — protein sequence MDSSGGPALASFIMSEEELKRKQREKLKKLQATGGNPRPARTLFFFTLKNRFRKHCISFVEWKPFEITILLTIFANCVALAVFLPMPEDDTNYTNSTLESLEYVFLVIFTVECFMKIVAYGFLFHEGAYLRNCWNILDFVIVFMGLFTFAVDIINMIAGIPTEKKGGFDMKALRAFRVLRPLRLVSGVPSLQVVMSSILKAMLPMFHIALLVFFLVTLYGIMGLELFKCKMHKTCYYQGTDIIALRDNEVPSPCAQAGNGRRCAINGTECSAGWAGPNFGITHFDNIGFAMLTVFQCITMESWTHVLYWVNDAIGNDWPWLYFVSLIILGSFFVLNLVLGVLSGEFTKEREKCRSRGEYQKLRERQQMDEDLEGYMEWINHAEVIDADLEGLLPLKDSGSEMDSLYEMEGLNRIVYYFRLARRWNRVFRRKCNIWVKSKMFNWLVILVVLLNTLAIASEHHPQTERTTRFQDTVNSILLTCFAIEMFAKMYAFGLRTYFMSIFNRFDFFIVTVGILEIILVSANVMTSLGISVMRCIRLLRLVKITKYWKSLSNLVASLVNSVRSIASLLLLLFLFIVIFALLGMQVFGGKFNFPDRDVQRSNFDNFPQALISVFQVLTGEEWDTIMYNGIMAHGGPSFPGILVSIYFIILYICGNFILLNVFLAIAVDSLTEAESLSSAQKEKEEEKARKKLMRAAPPQKGEEEKAMVIKKHKTEGMPTTAKLKIDEFESNVKEVKDPFPPADFPGDDEEEEPEIPISPRPRPMADLQLKETVVPMPNASSFFIFGPENKLRKVCHRIINATPFTNFILLLILLSSISLAAEDPIDPNSFRNKILAYADIVFTSFFTIEIVLKMTVYGAFLHTGSFCRNSFNILDLVVVCVSLLSMGLESSAISVIKILRVLRVLRPLRAINRAKGLKHVVQCVFVAIQTIGNIILVTLLLNFMFACIGVQLFRGKFYSCTDPLKMTEEECQGVFVKHVQNTLHDTEIRQREWVNGDFNFDNVLNAMLALFTVSTLEGWPELLYKAVDSDAENRGPVYNNRVDISLFFVIYIITIAFFMMNIFVGFIIVTFREQGEQEFKDCELDKNQRQCVQYALKALPLRCYIPKNPHQYRVWYLVTSSYFEYLMFLLIILNTLCLGMQHCNQSDHITKLSDTLNVIFTVLFTIEMIVKLIAFKAKGYFGDPWNVFDFLIVVGSIVDVVLSQVDAALESSGGLYCLHGCAETNPMQAIAYEENARVSITFFRLFRVMRLIKLLNRSEGIRNLLWTFIKSFQAFPHVALLIVMLFFIYSVIGMQVFGKIALVDGTEINRNSNFQTFPQAILVLFRCSTGEAWQKLMLACMSGKLCDPKSDYGPGEEHSCGTNFAVFYFLSFNMICSFLIINLFAAIIMDNFDYLTHDWSILGPHHLDEFKKIWAEYDPEATGRIKHLDVVTLLRRIPPPLGFGKFCPHLSACKRLISMNMPLNSDGTVTFNATLFALVRTDLKIKTEGNFEQANEELRIIIKNIWKRTSMKLLDQVIPPIGEDEVTVGKFYATFLIQEHFRKFMKRQEEYYGYRPTKKNANEIKAGLRTIEEEAATELHRAISGDLLAEDDMDRAMEGGEEGIYRRTGGLFGTGVDPFASETSGPMPAQTSQRPLQFSEACLEDVESPPDSVFLPNTEFFPPTPTRTNITNNNANFTEEFIFERESPLLVGTRDQSFEDLRDSSVLANSSSPINNVKDRHRSDFTVRTNVTQFPYDPTYAEAATYKAAENMSSPASEKLIQQTLRDGGLETLADDRKFVSVTKKQTADALQISVADMEHMAKGILNEQHGNVVKRKRRPIPVPPRTTMARDEEATSAV from the exons ATGGATTCGAGCGGAGGGCCGGCCCTGGCCTCGTTCATCATGAGCGAGGAGGAGCTGAAGAGGAAGCAGAGGGAGAAGTTGAAGAAACTGCAGGCCACTGGTGGCAACCCACGGCCCGCTCGCACGCTGTTCTTCTTCACGCTCAAAAACCGCTTCCGCAAACACTGCATCAGCTTTGTGGAGTGGAA GCCATTTGAGATCACCATCCTGCTTACTATCTTTGCTAACTGTGTGGCTTTAGCTGTGTTTCTGCCGATGCCTGAGGATGACACCAATTACACCAACTCCACCTTG GAGAGCTTGGAGTATGTCTTTCTGGTCATTTTCACTGTGGAGTGTTTCATGAAGATAGTTGCGTATGGGTTCTTGTTCCATGAAGGCGCCTATTTGCGGAACTGTTGGAACATATTGGACTTTGTCATCGTGTTTATGGG ACTCTTCACCTTTGCAGTGGACATAATCAACATGATAGCAGGAATCCCCACAGAGAAGAAAGGAGGGTTCGACATGAAAGCTCTCCGAGCATTTCGTGTGCTCCGGCCACTTCGTCTCGTCTCTGGAGTTCCCA GCTTGCAGGTGGTGATGAGCTCCATTCTGAAAGCCATGCTGCCCATGTTCCACATCGCTCTGCTGGTCTTCTTCTTGGTCACCCTTTACGGCATCATGGGTTTAGAGCTGTTCAAATGCAAGATGCACAAAACGTGCTATTACCAGGGAACAG ACATCATTGCCTTAAGGGATAATGAAGTGCCATCCCCCTGTGCCCAGGCTGGAAATGGCCGTCGATGTGCCATCAATGGGACAGAGTGCAGTGCAGGCTGGGCGGGGCCTAACTTCGGCATCACCCATTTTGACAACATTGGCTTTGCCATGCTCACAGTCTTCCAGTGTATCACGATGGAGAGTTGGACCCATGTGCTCTACTGG GTGAATGACGCCATTGGGAACGACTGGCCATGGTTGTATTTTGTGTCTCTGATTATTCTGGGATCCTTCTTTGTGCTCAACCTGGTTCTTGGAGTACTCAGTGG TGAATTTaccaaggagagggagaaatgtAGATCCAGAGGAGAGTACCAGAAGTTGCGAGAGCGCCAGCAGATGGATGAAGATCTTGAAGGTTACATGGAATGGATCAATCACGCTGAAGTTATAGATGCTGACCTTGAAG GTCTTCTTCCTCTGAAAGACAGTGGTTCGGAGATGGACAGCCTTTATGAAATGGAGGGTTTAAACCGTATAGTGTATTACTT TCGCCTTGCACGTCGCTGGAACCGGGTCTTTCGGAGGAAGTGTAATATATGGGTTAAATCCAAAATGTTCAACTGGCTGGTGATCCTGGTTGTTCTCCTCAACACCTTGGCCATTGCATCTGAGCATCATCCCCAAACCGAACGGACGACTCGGTTTCAAG ATACAGTTAATTCAATCCTCCTCACCTGCTTCGCAATTGAGATGTTTGCGAAGATGTATGCGTTTGGTCTGCGAACCTACTTCATGTCAATTTTTAATCGATTTGACTTCTTCATTGTCACTGTGGGAATACTGGAGATCATCTTGGTTTCAGCAAACGTCATGACATCACTGGGCATTTCTGTAATGAGGTGCATTCGTCTCCTACGGCTGGTGAAGATCACAAA gtACTGGAAATCTCTTAGTAACCTTGTGGCCTCCCTGGTAAATTCAGTGCGCTCCATTGCTTCGCTCCTtctcctgctcttcctcttTATTGTCATCTTCGCTCTGCTGGGCATGCAAGTCTTTGGAGGCAAATTCAACTTCCCTGACAGAGATGTGCAGCGTAGCAATTTTGACAACTTCCCACAGGCTCTCATCAGTGTGTTCCAG GTCCTAACTGGAGAGGAGTGGGATACCATCATGTATAATGGAATCATGGCTCACGGTGGACCAAGTTTTCCTGGAATTCTTGTCAGCATTTACTTCATCATCCTGTATATTTGTGGAAACT TCATCCTCTTGAACGTGTTCCTGGCCATTGCTGTGGACAGCCTAACTGAAGCTGAGAGCCTTTCCTCAGCACAGAAGGaaaaagaggaggagaaagcTAGGAAGAAACTCATGAG AGCAGCCCCACCACAAAAGGGTGAGGAAGAGAAAGCTATGGTGATCAAGAAACACAAAACTGAAGGCATGCCCACAACTGCAAAG CTTAAAATCGATGAGTTTGAATCGAATGTAAAGGAGGTGAAGGACCCCTTTCCTCCTGCAGACTTCCCAG gtgatgatgaggaggaagaaccAGAGATCCCCATCAGCCCGAGGCCCCGGCCCATGGCTGATCTTCAGCTCAAGGAGACGGTGGTGCCCATGCCCAACGCCAGCTCTTTTTTCATCTTTGGCCCAGAGAACAA GTTACGCAAAGTGTGCCACAGAATCATCAATGCTACCCCATTTACCaacttcatcctcctcctcatcctcctcagcAGTATCTCTCTGGCTGCCGAGGATCCCATTGATCCCAACTCATTTAGGAATAAG ATCTTGGCTTATGCTGATATCGTCTTCACATCATTCTTCACCATTGAGATTGTGCTCAAA ATGACGGTGTACGGTGCATTCCTGCACACGGGCTCCTTCTGCCGGAATTCCTTCAACATCCTGGATCTCGTCGTTGTTTGCGTGTCCCTCCTCTCCATGGGACTGGA GTCCAGTGCCATCTCTGTAATTAAGATCCTCAGGGTGTTGAGGGTTCTGAGACCACTTAGGGCCATCAACAGAGCCAAAGGACTGAAG CATGTGGTCCAGTGTGTATTTGTAGCCATCCAAACTATTGGTAATATTATTCTGGTCACCTTGCTCTTAAACTTCATGTTTGCGTGCATTGGAGTCCAACTCTTCAGG GGAAAATTTTACTCTTGTACGGACCCTTTAAAAATGACTGAGGAAGAGTGTCA GGGAGTGTTTGTGAAGCACGTGCAGAACACGCTGCACGACACGGAGATCCGTCAGCGGGAGTGGGTCAACGGTGACTTCAACTTCGACAATGTGCTGAATGCCATGCTCGCTCTCTTCACCGTCTCCACACTCGAGGGCTGGCCAGA GTTGCTTTATAAAGCAGTGGACTCTGATGCAGAAAACAGAGGCCCAGTGTATAACAATCGGGTGGACATCTCTTTGTTCTTCGTCATCTACATCATCACCATCGCTTTCTTTATGATGAACATCTTTGTGGGCTTCATCATTGTCACTTTCAGAGAGCAGGGAGAGCAGGAGTTCAAAGACTGTGAGCTGGACAAGAACCAG CGCCAGTGTGTGCAGTACGCTCTGAAGGCGTTGCCCCTACGCTGCTACATCCCGAAGAACCCTCACCAGTACCGCGTCTGGTACCTGGTGACCTCCAGCTACTTCGAGTACCTCATGTTCCTACTCATCATACTCAACACTCTATGTCTGGGAATGCAG cACTGTAACCAGTCAGACCACATAACCAAACTGTCAGACACTCTGAACGTAATATTTACGGTCCTTTTCACGATTGAGATGATTGTCAAACTTATCGCTTTCAAAGCAAAG GGTTATTTTGGAGACCCCTGGAACGTGTTTGATTTCCTCATTGTGGTCGGAAGCATTGTGGATGTCGTCCTCAGTCAGGTTGAT GCTGCGTTGGAGTCCAGTGGTGGATTGTACTGCCTCCATGGCTGTGCG GAAACAAATCCAATGCAGGCAATTGCT TATGAAGAAAACGCTCGTGTGTCTATCACGTTCTTCCGGCTCTTCCGTGTCATGCGTCTGATAAAGCTGCTAAACCGCTCGGAGGGCATTCGAAACCTGCTGTGGACATTCATTAAGTCCTTCCAG gcATTCCCTCATGTGGCCCTCCTCATAGTAATGCTCTTCTTCATCTATTCTGTCATAGGGATGCAG GTGTTTGGTAAGATAGCCCTGGTGGACGGCACAGAGATCAACCGCAACAGCAACTTCCAGACATTCCCCCAGGCCATTCTGGTGCTCTTCCG ATGTTCCACAGGAGAGGCATGGCAGAAGCTGATGCTGGCCTGTATGTCTGGCAAGCTCTGTGATCCGAAATCGGACTACGGTCCGGGAGAGGAGCACAGCTGCGGCACGAACTTCGCTGTCTTCTACTTCCTGAGTTTCAACATGATATGTTCGTTTTTG ATTATCAATTTATTTGCGGCTATCATTATGGACAATTTTGACTACCTCACCCACGATTGGTCAATCCTTGGTCCACATCATCTGGATGAGTTCAAGAAGATCTGGGCTGAGTATGATCCTGAGGCAAC GGGGCGAATTAAACATCTGGATGTGGTGACTCTTCTGAGAAGGATCCCACCACCATTGGGTTTTGGGAAATTCTGCCCTCACCTCTCAGCATGCAAG CGACTCATTTCCATGAACATGCCCCTGAACAGTGATGGAACAGTTACCTTCAATGCAACATTATTTGCTTTAGTCAGAACAGATCTGAAGATTAAAACTGAAG GCAACTTTGAACAGGCTAATGAGGAGCTGAGAATCATTATTAAGAATATCTGGAAACGGACCAGCATGAAACTGCTGGACCAAGTAATTCCCCCTATTGGTG AGGATGAGGTCACAGTGGGCAAGTTCTATGCCACCTTCCTGATTCAGGAGCACTTCCGTAAGTTTATGAAGCGTCAGGAGGAGTACTATGGCTACAGGCCTACAAAGAAGAACGCCAATGAGATTAAG GCGGGCCTGCGTACCATAGAGGAGGAGGCTGCCACCGAGCTCCACCGCGCCATCTCAGGAGACCTTCTAGCAGAGGACGACATGGACAGAGCCATGGAAGGGGGCGAGGAGGGCATCTACAGG CGAACCGGAGGTCTGTTTGGGACCGGTGTGGACCCTTTTGCATCTGAGACCAGTGGCCCCATGCCAGCGCAGACCAGCCAGCGACCCTTACAGTTCTCTGAGGCGTGCCTGGAGGACGTGGAGTCTCCTCCTGACTCCGTCTTTCTCCCCAACACAGAGTTCTTCCCTCCAACTCCAACCAGAACAAACATCACCAACAACAATGCTAACTTCACAGAGGA ATTTATATTTGAGAGAGAATCACCATTACTTGTTGGAACCAGAGACCAATCTTTTGAAGACTTGA GAGACTCCAGTGTGTTGGCCAACAGTTCCTCACCTATTAACAACGTGAAGGACAGACATCGGTCAGATTTCACTGTGAGGACCAATGTCACACAG TTTCCTTATGATCCCACATATGCTGAAGCAGCCACTTATAAAGCAGCAGAGAACATGTCTTCACCAGCTTCTGAGAAACTCATCCAACAG ACGCTGAGAGATGGCGGCCTCGAGACTCTAGCTGATGACCGCAAATTCGTTTCTGTGACAAAGAAGCAAACGGCAGATGCATTGCAAATCAGCGTAGCAGATATGGAACACATGGCTAAGGGCATTCTGAACGAGCAGCACGGAAATGTGGTGAAGCGTAAACGGAGGCCCATCCCCGTGCCACCCAGAACCACGATGGCCCGGGACGAGGAGGCCACCTCTGCAGTGTAG
- the tmem9 gene encoding proton-transporting V-type ATPase complex assembly regulator TMEM9 produces MPSTVCGLRAPTLILIFYQVVRYANANKSFEDVRCKCICPPYRNISGHIYNKNASQKDCNCLHVVEPMPVPGHDVEAYCLLCECKYEERSSNTIKVTIIIYLSVVGSLLLYMLFLLLVDPLIRRQDPYMQPLQNEDDSEDVRPQTSSTAARGNTVLERVEGAQQRWKKQVQEQRKTVFDRHKLLS; encoded by the exons ATGCCGTCCACTGTGTGTGGGCTTCGGGCACCGACTCTCATTTTGATTTTTTATCAGGTGGTGCGGTATGCAAACGCAAATAAG AGTTTTGAAGATGTGCGTTGCAAATGCATCTGTCCTCCATACCGAAACATTAGTGGGCATATCTACAACAAGAATGCATCCCAAAAGGACTG TAACTGTCTACATGTAGTGGAGCCCATGCCAGTGCCTGGTCATGATGTGGAGGCTTATTGTCTGCTCTGTGAGTGCAAATATGAGGAACGTAGCAGCAATACAATCAAG GTGACTATAATCATCTACCTCTCTGTGGTTGGTTCTCTTCTCCTGTACATGCTGTTCTTACTCTTGGTGGACCCACTGATCCGAAGGCAGGACCCATATATGCAGCCCCTGCAGAATGAGGATGACTCTGAG GATGTGAGGCCTCAAACAAGCAGCACTGCGGCCAGAGGGAACACAGTGCTAGAGCGAGTGGAGGGGGCTCAGCAGCGCTGGAAGAAGCAGGTTCAGGAGCAGCGCAAAACCGTGTTTGATCGCCACAAGCTGCTTAGCTAA